One stretch of Pedobacter riviphilus DNA includes these proteins:
- the ggt gene encoding gamma-glutamyltransferase, protein MQKTIKPLNNLKKSLIYLSVVLLLAGCVTGQLGKNNSGEYKNGMVVSAHPEASQVGIDILKKGGNAVDAAVAVQFALAVVYPNAGNIGGGGFMVYRGTNGEINALDFREKAAAAASRDMYLDAVGNPIVDKSLYGHLAAGVPGSVDGMVEAHKKYGKLSWAQVLQPAINLAQNGFKITKRQAGELNSLHRKFMEFNPGGTAFVNLESTWQENDVLVQKELANTLKLIQEKGRAGFYEGAVADSLVAEMQRGKGLITRADLKNYHATWRKPITGNYRGYKIITMPPTSSGGIALIQLLQSVAPYPLKKWGHNADSTVQVIVEAERRVYADRATHLGDPDFYAVPQQQLLNADYNKNRMANFSWAAATPSSAVLAGEIKGAEHEETTHFSIVDRDGNAVSITTTLNGSYGSLVAVKGAGFLLNNEMDDFSVKPGAPNMYGLVGGEANAIAPNKRMLSSMTPSIVEKDGKLFMVVGTPGGSTIITSVFQTIINVIDFDMSMQSAVAAKKFHHQWLPDEVYVEKDAIDSLTIEKLKAKGYKIVPRGPIGRVDAILKTKWGNYQGGADPRGDDKAIGW, encoded by the coding sequence ATGCAGAAAACTATAAAGCCCCTCAATAACCTTAAAAAATCGTTAATATACTTAAGTGTTGTACTGTTATTGGCTGGTTGCGTAACCGGACAATTGGGTAAAAACAACAGTGGCGAATATAAAAATGGGATGGTGGTTTCTGCCCATCCAGAAGCGTCGCAAGTAGGAATAGATATTTTAAAAAAGGGGGGGAATGCCGTTGATGCTGCTGTTGCGGTTCAGTTTGCGCTTGCCGTAGTTTACCCTAACGCGGGGAACATTGGTGGGGGTGGTTTTATGGTATATCGTGGTACAAACGGCGAAATAAATGCCTTAGATTTTAGAGAAAAAGCAGCTGCGGCAGCCAGCAGAGATATGTATCTGGATGCTGTTGGCAATCCAATTGTTGATAAAAGCCTTTATGGCCATTTAGCTGCAGGCGTGCCAGGATCAGTAGATGGCATGGTAGAGGCTCACAAAAAATATGGAAAGCTTTCCTGGGCACAGGTATTGCAACCAGCGATAAACCTCGCTCAAAACGGTTTCAAGATCACCAAGCGACAAGCTGGGGAGTTGAATAGTTTGCATCGTAAATTTATGGAATTTAACCCTGGTGGAACTGCTTTTGTAAATTTGGAAAGCACCTGGCAGGAAAATGATGTGCTTGTTCAAAAAGAGTTGGCCAATACGTTAAAACTAATACAGGAAAAAGGTAGGGCAGGTTTTTATGAAGGCGCCGTAGCCGATTCGCTGGTGGCCGAAATGCAGCGGGGCAAAGGACTCATTACAAGAGCAGATTTAAAAAATTACCACGCAACCTGGCGTAAACCCATAACAGGTAACTATAGGGGCTACAAAATTATTACCATGCCACCTACTTCGAGTGGAGGTATTGCCCTGATCCAATTGCTCCAATCTGTAGCGCCTTATCCTTTAAAAAAATGGGGACATAATGCAGATTCTACAGTTCAGGTAATTGTAGAAGCCGAAAGAAGAGTGTATGCCGACCGGGCAACACATTTAGGCGACCCTGATTTTTATGCTGTTCCACAACAACAGCTGTTGAATGCCGATTATAACAAAAACCGCATGGCAAACTTTAGCTGGGCAGCAGCAACACCAAGTAGCGCTGTTTTGGCCGGCGAAATAAAAGGAGCAGAGCACGAAGAAACCACACATTTCTCTATTGTAGACCGCGATGGGAATGCCGTTTCAATTACTACTACTTTAAATGGTTCTTACGGATCGTTAGTTGCAGTGAAAGGAGCTGGATTTCTGTTGAACAACGAAATGGATGACTTTTCTGTTAAACCTGGAGCGCCCAATATGTATGGCTTAGTTGGTGGCGAAGCCAATGCCATTGCACCCAATAAACGAATGTTAAGCTCTATGACACCGAGTATTGTAGAGAAAGATGGAAAATTATTTATGGTGGTAGGTACACCGGGCGGCTCAACCATCATTACATCTGTATTTCAAACTATTATTAATGTAATCGATTTCGATATGTCTATGCAATCGGCTGTAGCTGCTAAAAAGTTTCATCACCAATGGTTACCAGATGAGGTGTATGTAGAAAAAGATGCCATCGATAGTTTAACAATAGAAAAATTAAAAGCAAAAGGCTATAAAATCGTGCCTAGAGGCCCAATTGGCCGGGTAGATGCCATCTTAAAAACCAAGTGGGGCAATTATCAGGGGGGCGCCGATCCTAGGGGAGATGATAAGGCCATCGGCTGGTAG
- a CDS encoding GAF domain-containing protein → MEKRIFNLAQNYPDLPKVNSAISFGPFIKYLQRKIKEEQTVKSILYRNALKEFKKQGIDDQAIAIDDIYQHELLLEHMYACLSPALLTEEHQAWGLCAPMQPITFYGTELMYELLEHEEKDQNSFVGSKTLKQREHDHLYFIYSFILNELYAFHSPLKEKYHSGINADTGLPGYFHIGVNASFIEVKVKQPLPDLSYRELQQYLNEESGLDKLQQVLPLSLFELNGISVLTITDVTAKQAVENIKNVRLSRIPGSESVAYGEVIQSLKVLVQNANIQFDLFPFVRVNNKMVYGYVKGGSGLLFSVWGEETLSPEAFQQIAEGYAANPNSFYSPDIWAESKEMFPWLDRFRELNVKSMALIPVFHNQILVGVLGMHTWVGETFDEKKITLLEPVLAPIAQLLQVYIDEFNLEIENIIKEKYTSIQPAVQWKFNEAAWHHLYNKKKNLPQRNEDISFADVYPFYGAIDIRNSTAERNVASKADLSFHLSLFRETLEELGKTYSDALLAEIIFNCNKWSDILQGDELNTTDENSLNIFLKEETSDYLRLISQSHPNTQKIINKYLDRISAPYGEVYKHRQALETSMQLINTAINNYFETEREKLQDSYPCYFEKFRTDGVEYDIYIGQSIAPDRIFNHFHLKNLRLWQLSSMAEIAKMVQQLQPDLTVKLATTQLIFIHNHPIDISFRIDERKFDVEGAYNIRYQMIKKRIDKILIRNSQERLTQPDKLALIYFNKRDIDDYFPFVKYLQETGVLKPETEDLDLEDLQGLSGLKALRLTIL, encoded by the coding sequence ATGGAGAAGCGCATATTTAATCTTGCCCAAAATTATCCAGATTTACCAAAGGTAAATTCAGCAATCTCTTTTGGTCCTTTTATCAAATACCTGCAGCGAAAAATTAAAGAAGAACAGACTGTAAAATCTATTCTTTATAGGAATGCCTTAAAAGAATTTAAAAAACAGGGAATTGATGACCAGGCTATCGCTATAGATGATATTTATCAGCACGAGTTACTGTTGGAACATATGTATGCCTGTCTTTCGCCTGCGCTGTTGACAGAAGAGCATCAGGCTTGGGGGCTTTGTGCACCAATGCAGCCCATTACTTTTTATGGAACGGAGCTGATGTACGAGCTGCTCGAGCACGAAGAAAAAGACCAGAACAGTTTTGTTGGTTCAAAAACGTTGAAACAACGTGAACATGATCACCTTTATTTTATCTATTCCTTCATTCTTAACGAATTATATGCGTTCCACTCACCTTTAAAAGAAAAATACCATTCGGGTATCAATGCAGATACTGGTTTGCCGGGTTATTTCCATATTGGAGTAAATGCCAGTTTCATCGAAGTTAAGGTGAAACAGCCGTTACCAGATCTTAGCTACCGCGAGTTACAACAATATTTGAATGAAGAATCTGGATTGGATAAACTTCAACAGGTGCTGCCATTGTCGCTTTTTGAGCTCAACGGTATTTCTGTGCTTACCATTACTGATGTTACCGCAAAACAGGCAGTAGAAAATATTAAAAATGTAAGGTTGAGCCGCATACCAGGCAGCGAGAGTGTCGCTTATGGAGAAGTGATACAATCGTTAAAAGTGCTGGTGCAAAATGCCAATATCCAATTCGATCTTTTCCCTTTCGTAAGGGTAAACAACAAAATGGTTTATGGCTATGTAAAAGGAGGCAGTGGCCTACTGTTTTCGGTGTGGGGCGAAGAAACCTTGAGCCCCGAAGCCTTTCAGCAGATTGCCGAAGGTTATGCCGCGAACCCTAATTCTTTTTACTCGCCCGATATTTGGGCAGAAAGTAAAGAAATGTTTCCCTGGTTAGACAGATTTAGGGAGCTAAACGTAAAATCGATGGCGCTTATACCAGTATTTCATAACCAGATTTTAGTTGGCGTATTGGGCATGCATACCTGGGTTGGCGAAACTTTCGATGAAAAGAAAATTACCTTATTGGAGCCTGTTTTAGCACCTATTGCTCAACTCTTACAAGTATATATAGATGAGTTTAATCTCGAGATCGAAAATATCATTAAAGAAAAATATACCTCTATCCAACCAGCGGTACAATGGAAGTTTAATGAAGCAGCCTGGCATCATCTTTACAATAAGAAAAAGAATTTGCCACAGCGTAATGAGGATATAAGTTTTGCAGATGTTTACCCTTTTTATGGCGCAATAGATATTAGAAATTCTACTGCAGAACGCAATGTAGCCAGTAAAGCCGATTTAAGCTTTCACCTAAGCCTGTTTCGTGAAACGCTAGAAGAGCTGGGCAAAACTTATAGCGATGCATTGTTGGCAGAAATTATTTTTAACTGCAATAAATGGAGTGATATTTTACAGGGCGACGAACTAAATACAACTGATGAAAACAGCCTCAATATTTTCCTTAAAGAAGAAACCAGTGATTACCTAAGGCTCATTTCCCAATCGCACCCTAATACTCAAAAGATAATCAATAAATATCTCGACCGCATTTCAGCACCTTATGGCGAGGTATATAAGCATCGCCAGGCTTTGGAAACATCCATGCAGCTAATTAATACTGCCATTAACAATTATTTTGAAACCGAACGCGAAAAACTACAAGATTCTTATCCCTGCTATTTTGAGAAGTTCAGAACGGATGGTGTTGAGTACGATATTTATATTGGGCAGTCTATTGCGCCCGATCGGATTTTTAATCACTTCCATCTTAAAAACTTAAGGTTATGGCAACTGTCGTCAATGGCTGAGATTGCCAAAATGGTTCAGCAACTCCAGCCCGATTTGACCGTTAAGCTGGCCACTACACAACTTATCTTTATTCACAACCATCCAATAGACATTAGCTTTAGGATCGATGAGCGAAAGTTCGATGTAGAAGGAGCTTACAATATCAGGTATCAGATGATCAAAAAAAGAATCGATAAGATACTCATTCGTAACTCGCAGGAGCGCCTTACCCAGCCCGATAAACTGGCATTAATCTATTTCAATAAAAGAGATATTGACGATTACTTTCCATTTGTAAAATATTTGCAGGAAACAGGGGTGTTGAAGCCAGAAACCGAGGATCTTGATTTGGAAGATTTACAGGGGCTAAGCGGATTAAAGGCATTGCGCTTAACTATTTTATAA